Below is a window of Pseudarthrobacter equi DNA.
CTCGAGGACCACACCGAAGGCTTCCGCGGTTCCCCCGAATACCAGCAGTGGCGGGCTTTGCTGCACCGGTTCTACGAGCCCTTCCCGGTGGTAGAGCACTACAACCGGGTGACGTCGGCCCGGCCTGTCATCTCCGCGGACTCAAAAGACCCGGCCTGACCCGGTGGCACGGCTCGCTGTGGTCACCGGGGCCAACCGCGGACTGGGATACGCCATCGTCCGCGAGCTCGCGGAGCATGGGTGGGACGTCCTCGCCCTGACCCGCACCTCAGCCGAACCTGCGGACGGATCCTGGCCGGCCGGCGTCGTACCCGTCCTGCAGGACGTCCGGTCCGAACCGGCGCACGCGCTCGCGGCGGCCGTGGGCCAGAGGCCTGTTGACCTGCTGGTCAACAACGCGGCGCAGGGTGCCCCGCACGGCAAGCTGGGCGCCATCGAGGCGGACGGCATCCTGAACGCCGTGGATGTGAACGTGGCCGGTCCGCTGCGGCTGACGCAGTTCCTGCTGCCGAACCTGCTGGCCGCGGCGGATCCGGTTATCGTCAATGTGTCGTCCCGGCTGGGTTCCGTGTCGGCGCAGGCGAACGGCGACTTCGCCGACCTTTCAACCAGTTATGCGTACAAGGTGTCCAAGGCCGCGCAGAACATGCTCACCGTTTCCCTGGCGCAGGAACTGCAGGGCCGGGTCCGCTGCTGGGCGGTGCATCCTGGCAAGCTCGCCACGGCCATGGGCCAGTCCGATGCCTCCAAGAGTCCCGCCAACGCCGCCCGGCAGCTGCGGGAACTCGTCGACTCTGGCTCCCGCACGTCTCCCCGGTTCTGCTCCCTCGGCGGAAACGACCTGGCCTGGTAGGAGCGGCTGCCGGGCGCCATTAGCCTTGAACCGTGACCATCAAGGCTGTCCTGTTCGACCTGGACGACACACTTTTCGACCATCTGACATCGGCACGGTCAGGACTTCACGCCTTCCTGCGGCATCTCGGGCTGCCACCCTCGGATGATCTGTCAGCAGCCTGGTTCAACATCGAGCGGGCCAGCTACGACCGCTTCCTCGCCAAAGAGCTGACGTTCCAGGAGCAGCACCGGGAACGCCTGCGGCTTTTCCTGCCGCTGGCCGGCCATACCGTACCCGCTGGTGATGAGGCGTTGGACGAACTCTTTGCGGTCTATCTGGAGTGCTACGAGCGGTCCTGGCAGGCATTCCCCGACGCCTCCCCCTGCCTGCAGGCGCTTCGCGATGGCGGCGTAATGACGGCCGTGATCACGAACGGAAACCACGGACAACAACTGGCGAAGATCAGGAACATCGGGCTTGAGCCGGCGCTGGACGCAATCTTCACGTCGGAGTCCATCGGCCATCCCAAACCCATGCCGGAGGCCTTCCTGAAACCGTGCCAGGCCCTGGGTGTACTGCCGACGCACGCCCTGTACGTGGGAGACAACTTCCGGGTTGATATCGAAGGTGCCCGCACCGCCGGGCTCTAAGCTGTTCACCTCCAGCGGGGAGGCACCCCAGGACGCGGGACCCTTCAGACCCTGACGGAGCTGATTCCGCTAATGGCCCCCACCTCGGTGCCGGGAGCATAACTGCCCACCGCGGCCCGGCGCCAGAATGAGGAAAGGCCCCCACGCGAGTCAAAGCTCAAGCGCGGGGGCCTCTTTGCCTCCTCATTGGGGGAATTTGGAAGCAGATCAAAATCTACCGGCTGGTAACCACCGGAAATGCCGATTCCGGCAGGGAGCGCGGAATCTTGACTCAAATTTGAGCCCGTGCACAGGCAGAAGCTGCGGTTCAGTCCGATTCGGGCCCTTGGGTGGCGTCCGGCTCCTCTTCGGGCTCGAAGGTGTTGGGCTCGGCGTCCGCACCGATGCCCACGCCGTCGTTACCGCC
It encodes the following:
- a CDS encoding HAD family hydrolase, with the protein product MTIKAVLFDLDDTLFDHLTSARSGLHAFLRHLGLPPSDDLSAAWFNIERASYDRFLAKELTFQEQHRERLRLFLPLAGHTVPAGDEALDELFAVYLECYERSWQAFPDASPCLQALRDGGVMTAVITNGNHGQQLAKIRNIGLEPALDAIFTSESIGHPKPMPEAFLKPCQALGVLPTHALYVGDNFRVDIEGARTAGL
- a CDS encoding SDR family NAD(P)-dependent oxidoreductase — encoded protein: MARLAVVTGANRGLGYAIVRELAEHGWDVLALTRTSAEPADGSWPAGVVPVLQDVRSEPAHALAAAVGQRPVDLLVNNAAQGAPHGKLGAIEADGILNAVDVNVAGPLRLTQFLLPNLLAAADPVIVNVSSRLGSVSAQANGDFADLSTSYAYKVSKAAQNMLTVSLAQELQGRVRCWAVHPGKLATAMGQSDASKSPANAARQLRELVDSGSRTSPRFCSLGGNDLAW